One Drosophila kikkawai strain 14028-0561.14 chromosome 3L, DkikHiC1v2, whole genome shotgun sequence genomic window carries:
- the grim gene encoding cell death protein Grim: MAIAYFIPDQAQLLARSYQQNAQQAATSQRTSSATPTQQPGQQAQQQPAQEQQQQEPRQAPHRPQFRANISVPLGRQQGSMTMSEFGCWDLLAQIFCYALRIYSYNSSQRRPTVIQISFEISGGSQDSDDDVTDASASKDN, from the coding sequence ATGGCCATTGCATACTTCATACCCGATCAGGCCCAACTATTGGCCCGAAGCTATCAGCAGAATGCCCAACAAGCAGCCACCAGCCAAAGGACATCATCTGCCACACCCACACAGCAACCAGGACAACAGGCGCAACAGCAACCTGcacaggagcaacagcagcaggagccaCGACAGGCGCCACATCGTCCTCAATTCCGAGCCAACATATCGGTGCCCCTCGGCAGGCAGCAGGGCTCGATGACCATGTCGGAGTTCGGATGCTGGGATCTCCTGGCCCAGATCTTCTGCTACGCTCTAAGGATCTACAGCTACAATTCCAGCCAGCGACGGCCGACGGTCATACAGATATCCTTCGAAATCAGCGGCGGCAGTCAGGACTCCGATGATGATGTCACCGATGCCAGTGCCTCCAAGGATAACTAA